The genomic stretch TCCAGCGGCTCGCCGTCGACCGCGGTGACCACGTCGCCCGCGCGCAGGCCGGCACCCGCCGCGGGGCTGCCCTCGGCCACGCGCTCGACCAGCGCACCGCCGTCCACGCCGAGCGCCTCCCTGGCGGCGGCGTCGAGGTCGGAGCCGGCCACGCCGAGGTAGGGGGTCGCCACGCTCCCGGACGCGAGCAGCTCCTCGACGACGGCGACCACCACGTCGGAGGGGATCGCGAAGCCGACCTCCCCGGCGGTCTGGTCGCCGAGGACCGCCGAGGCCAGGCCGATCATCCGCCCGTCGGAGTCCACGAGCGGGCCACCGGAGTTGCCGGGGTTGATGCTGGCATCGGTCTGCAGCACGCCGGCCAGGCGGACGGTGCTGCCGTCCGGCACCCGCAGGTCGATCGGCCGGTCGACGGCGCTGACGACCCCGGCGGTCACCGACCCGTCCAGCCCGAAGGGCGATCCGACGGCGACCGCGAGCTGACCGACCCGGACGTCCGCCGAGGGGGCGACCGCGATCGGGTCCGCGTCGAGGTCCGGGACCGCCAGCACCGCCACGTCGGTGCGCGGGTCGCTGCCGACCAGCTCGGCGCGGAGCCCGTGGCGGTCGTCGGTCGACACCGTGATGGCGGTCGCACCGGCCACGACGTGGTGGTTGGTGACCACGTGGCCTTCGCCGTCCAGGACCACCCCGGCGGCGTTGCCGGATCCGCCGTCGCCGATGCCGCGCACGTCGACCCGCACGACCGAGCCGAGGACCGCCGCCGCGACGTCGGCCACGCCACCTCTCCCCCCATCACCGACGGCGACCGCGCCGGGGCCGGCGGGGTCGTCGAGGACGAGGGCCGCGATCCAGGCGCCGACGGCGACGCCGAGCAGCGCGGACAGCGCCGCCACGACCGCGGTCACCCCGAGGCGGGGGGCTGCCCGGCCGGGATCGTCGTCCGTCCCCGCGTCCACCATCGACGCCCAGACTGCCCCGGCCGCGGGCCTTCCACCGCTCCCGCCGTCACCGCGGGTAGGCTGCGGGTGATGCTCAACGATCAGCGCATCGCCACCTACCTGCGCGGCCTGGCCGAGGGCGAGGACGAGCCGCTCCGGGCTGCCCGGGCACGCAGCGAGGAGGCGGACATCCCCGCCGTGCCCGCCGAGTCAGGCGCGGTGCTGCGGTTCCTGGCGCGCGCCACGCACGCGCGGACCGTCGTCGAGATCGGCTCGGGGGGCGGCTACAGCGGCCTGTGGTTCCTCGGCGGG from Euzebya sp. encodes the following:
- a CDS encoding S1C family serine protease, whose translation is MVDAGTDDDPGRAAPRLGVTAVVAALSALLGVAVGAWIAALVLDDPAGPGAVAVGDGGRGGVADVAAAVLGSVVRVDVRGIGDGGSGNAAGVVLDGEGHVVTNHHVVAGATAITVSTDDRHGLRAELVGSDPRTDVAVLAVPDLDADPIAVAPSADVRVGQLAVAVGSPFGLDGSVTAGVVSAVDRPIDLRVPDGSTVRLAGVLQTDASINPGNSGGPLVDSDGRMIGLASAVLGDQTAGEVGFAIPSDVVVAVVEELLASGSVATPYLGVAGSDLDAAAREALGVDGGALVERVAEGSPAAGAGLRAGDVVTAVDGEPLDGVDHLVARVTDAEVGARIDLRYLRDGAVRTATVTLGRADD